The window ttgatatttgagtttagggtttatatttaggtttagtgtttatacatgggtttagggtttagtgaataTAGTTTacggtttagtatttagaaggtgaggGGATATGGTTGGGGTCAGCATTAACTTCTTCGATgaaatcataaatatttcattatttcacCAATATATACCatgctatttattttgttccattctatttgggtttagagtttatttttgggtttagggtttagtgaatcatatttagggtttagtatttagaaagtGAGGGGTTTTGGTTGGGGTAAGCATTAACTTTAATTTCTTCCATGAAATCatagatatttcataatttcaccaaTATATAACATACtattattttgttccattctatttgggtttatagtttatatttgggtttagggtctagtgAATAGGGTGTAGGGTTTAGTGaatatggtttagggtttagtatttagaagatGAAGGGGTATGGTTGGGGTCAACATCAACTTTTTCCATGAAATCATAGACATTTCTTACATGCAATCGTatacatttcataatttcactaatatgtattatgttatttattttgttccattctatttgggtttaatatttatatttgggtttagggtttctaTTTGGGTtatggtttagtgattagagtttagggtttagggtttagtatttagaagggtttatatttagggtttatatttttcGTGTAGGGTTTCGTGATGATTAGATAGGGTTTAGTTTCTGGAATATTGGGTTCACCATTGGGAAAGCATTACTTGTTTCTGTTCTGTTTGGATATGGAATAGAACACTTCTGAACTTTCATACCATGTGTTTTAATTTTGGTGATATATTGgtatattacataatataatttaatataacataatttagtttaatattacataccattatgtattttttagattttgatatatgagtttagggtttatatttgggttagggtttagtgattaaattttagggtttagtttttatCTGATATGGAATAAAACTTAGATGATATGGAATATAAATCTTGATGTTTATGTATGTGATCAATAAAGTTATACGTGGATagctttttcttctttcaaaaaACCACAAATACATACTTTCAGTATTATAAGAGGTGTTACTATGGCTCACAAAATGACCATGTCGTTTTTTTTATGTGAAGGAACTGGGTACCTGTTACCAACAAGGATATAACCGGCTGTAATGATGGCAAAAAGACAGTCACTACATTCTGTCAAAATCATGTCTATTCTTTTGATTTTCCTCTGAAATATGGCTATTAAGCCAATAAgcccttttttttttcagttgagGTAGCAGCCTTTAGTcgttataagttttttttttggtctaacgTTATAAGTTTGATTAGAATATCAATGTTAAGTTTGATATCTTTATGGACTTCATGGGAATTCACGCTGATGTAAAACACATATTCTAACTCTCCTATTTGTGGAATGAAACTTCTTTATTACAAATCCAAATTTGTTAAACTCCAACATTAAATCAcgaaaacattttttatattaaaatgaataTTGAATACAGAAAACAACAACCTTCTAATTCTCGCAACAATAAAAAAAACCCAGCATTCCAAGCTGTTGAGCTTGAATAGTACCAATTAATACCACGATAATTATCTTTATTAAAAAGTCAAAaccaatatattaaaattaaaaattgaaaaaaatcagagaacAATGATAACTAAACCCTAGATCTGAATCTTAGTGGAAATTGAGCTTTGAGATTCTTACGTATAGGATACTTAATTAGGCCCTAACATATTAAACTAGGCCTTCTTAGCTTGGAAAAATGTTTTACAAAACTAAACGTTAATTTAATTCAACCCAGCCCACATTTGTGTTTAATCCTCACCTCCTATGTAGGTGCATATAATTCACATTATGCAAGAATTCACATTATGTGCTGCATAATTCACATTATTCACATTATGAAATCTCAAACTCTTATGTTAGTGTAGGTGCTGCATAATTCACATTATGCAAAAAGTGCATGTTATTTTCTATTGTTAAAAATGATGAAGGGTGGAATTAAAATAGTGTTTACTCTTGCCCAAAAAACTCAAagaaatttatatatgatagcagtgacaaaaaaaacaagatgaCAAATAACAAGTTAGTATGTATGAATTATCCATTTGAAAAATTTCCAAGTTaggagaaaaaaatgaaaaatttctaTCGACAAAAAACTCTATTTCTTATCAGATATGTGTTTCAATCAACCTTAATTACAATCACTTTGGCGGGAATAAATTAGTCGCAAACATGGTGGACTACATCAGACTGCGAATCTGCGAGCCGTTTGCAGAGCTACATCGACAAGACAGCGAAGGATCACAATTACACAAAAATTGAGGAGAAAAGGCTATGAAGAAGCGATGAGAAGATGGTTTGACACACGATGATTCTCTTGGTCTCTGTTTGAGTTCAAGCTCTTTACCATACAAAGTTACAAACATTTAACTAGCTGATAGTTTTTTTACACAATGTTGcaattttttaagaaaagttTTCGTGGccgaattttttttacattcattcagaaaaaaaaaatcctgtCACCACAAGTTTTCTGAgaacaaattttgtttttttttattctgaaCCAATCAAAATATGGAACAAGTGTCATATAAATAAAAGGACAACCAATAAAAGCTCGGCCACGTATGATTCTTATTCCTTGTTTTACACAAGCCTCAATTGATTATGAGAGATTACAAAGAATGAGGAGGGAGGAGCCAGCTGGATCCTTGGATGTAGCCGAGCGAGATGAAAGAGTTAGCTTCTATGTTGTCAATGTCTTGTGTATACTTAACTCTCTTTTCCTTTCGCGATCCTGGTCCTGAGCACTTATACTCTCCATAGAACACCGTCCTGCTCATCCATCCGTGtaaatttacatataaatatatttgttgacATACCATTTTGTTAGTGcatcatataatataataaaatggttTTTGATTACATACTTGTCACGCTCTGTTTGGGTGTTTTCATGCCATCCAGACGGGTTTACAACACTTGACATGTCAGTGTATGCGTAGACGACCTTGGGGTGGCTCATCCATGCTCGACCCAAGTAAATCCCAGTTCCAGTCCCTGTAACCTTGCAGTGCACGAATGAATACCCGCTTTTCTCTTCCGTGCTTTTCCCCGCATGAGCTGTGATCACTCTGAGTCCATCTCCCACAACGTTTAGTTGTGTACTCTTTTCATGCATCAACCAAAAAGGAGGATTTTAGTTAGAAATCATCACGAAAACATGCATGTATACAAGAGTTTAGGTCTTAGGTACGTACGAGGTATAAAGAGCGTCCGCtcccaaagatgaaatcaaatGTCCCTTCGATGTAACAGTCTTTGAAGAAATGGTTTCCAGTGTCATCACAAATCGTGTCTTGATAACCATAGAATTTACAGTTATAGAAAGCTGCTTTGTTGCCAGAGATTCTCATAGATAAAGCTTGTGCTCCTTTCCTTTTCCCATCCGGCATTGGAGCAGAATTCtaccaattttttaaaatgttatctaGACATCTTTTTTGTTACAATGATGAATCTAGGGTTTATTACGTAGGCTACCTAAATTCATATCAGTAAGTTTTTAAGAGATGAAAAAATACCTTGACAATGATGTTAATGGCCATGAAGTAGTCGGACAAGACAATGAGAGTTGCGCTATCGACTGTTCCGTATTCGGCTGCCGTACCATCGAATGTCAACACGGGCATCGCATTTGGATCACCGTACAATGTGATGAAAGGCTTGTTTCTATCGATCGTAACCTTCTCTTTGTATTCACCGTGACCTAACTTGATGATCACGCGTTCCTTGTTCCCTACGGGTACACTATTTATCGCCTCGGTTAATGTCTTGAAATCGCCTCTTCCATTTTGCCTCACCTGCATTTATAGATACACCAAACTTATTCTCATGAATAAAACCCATGTTTAATTATTATCATGCATTATTTTGGCGGCCTAGTTGACTTTAGCATTGATCGATTTAGTTACAATTTATTTAGAACACT of the Brassica rapa cultivar Chiifu-401-42 chromosome A03, CAAS_Brap_v3.01, whole genome shotgun sequence genome contains:
- the LOC103860618 gene encoding putative pectinesterase 63 yields the protein MGYNCVSLILTILLVVITWPVVYGNDATPIPQNKNRIEQWFNNNVPSLASRKDTLDPALLTAEATPRVIKVRQNGRGDFKTLTEAINSVPVGNKERVIIKLGHGEYKEKVTIDRNKPFITLYGDPNAMPVLTFDGTAAEYGTVDSATLIVLSDYFMAINIIVKNSAPMPDGKRKGAQALSMRISGNKAAFYNCKFYGYQDTICDDTGNHFFKDCYIEGTFDFIFGSGRSLYLSTQLNVVGDGLRVITAHAGKSTEEKSGYSFVHCKVTGTGTGIYLGRAWMSHPKVVYAYTDMSSVVNPSGWHENTQTERDKTVFYGEYKCSGPGSRKEKRVKYTQDIDNIEANSFISLGYIQGSSWLLPPHSL